A window from Pseudooceanicola algae encodes these proteins:
- the gor gene encoding glutathione-disulfide reductase, translated as MSFDYDLFVIGAGSGGVRAARVAAGETGARVAIAEESRYGGTCVIRGCVPKKLMVFASTYGRVAEEAAAYGWDAKIENFNWTAFCSKLNLELDRLEGVYNRLLDGSGVDKFSQRATVRDAHTVLLADGTEKTAKHILVATGGRPVRPDLPGAELGMVSDDIFHMDSLPGNVLIVGGGYIGSEFACILNGMGVSVTQYYRGDQILRGFDNEARNLIAEEMRASGIDLQTGTDITGLERDGDQIVALRSDGAKARFDKVIFATGRRPNTDDMGFEEAGVTLKGNGAITVDEYSQTGVPSIYAIGDVTDRVQLTPVAIREGMAFVATVFRGEPTRPDHELIPTAIFTQPEMGTVGLSEEQAKSVAGEPVEIYATSFKPMQQSFAGGAAQKILMKLVVGKESRKVLGCHIVGPAAGEMIQMAGIAVKMGATKEDFDRTVAVHPTAAEEMVTMRTPVRTI; from the coding sequence ATGAGCTTCGACTATGACCTCTTCGTGATCGGCGCCGGTTCGGGCGGCGTGCGCGCGGCCCGCGTGGCAGCCGGTGAAACCGGCGCCCGCGTCGCCATCGCCGAAGAAAGCCGTTACGGCGGTACCTGCGTCATCCGGGGCTGCGTGCCGAAAAAGCTGATGGTCTTCGCCTCGACCTATGGCCGTGTCGCCGAAGAGGCCGCCGCCTACGGCTGGGACGCGAAGATCGAGAATTTCAACTGGACCGCTTTCTGCAGCAAGCTGAACCTGGAACTCGACCGGCTGGAAGGGGTCTACAACCGCCTGCTGGATGGCTCCGGTGTCGACAAGTTCTCGCAGCGGGCCACGGTGCGCGATGCCCATACGGTCCTGCTGGCCGATGGCACGGAAAAGACCGCCAAGCATATCCTGGTCGCCACGGGCGGGCGCCCGGTGCGGCCCGATCTGCCGGGGGCGGAACTGGGCATGGTGTCGGACGACATTTTCCACATGGACAGCCTGCCGGGCAATGTCCTGATCGTCGGCGGGGGCTATATCGGTAGCGAATTTGCCTGCATCCTCAACGGGATGGGCGTTTCCGTCACGCAATATTACCGGGGTGATCAGATCCTGCGCGGCTTTGACAACGAGGCCCGCAACCTGATCGCGGAGGAAATGCGCGCCTCGGGCATCGACCTGCAGACCGGCACAGACATCACCGGGCTGGAACGGGACGGCGACCAGATCGTCGCGCTGCGCTCGGACGGTGCAAAGGCGCGGTTCGACAAGGTGATCTTTGCCACCGGACGGCGCCCCAACACCGACGACATGGGCTTTGAAGAGGCCGGCGTGACGTTGAAAGGCAACGGCGCGATCACCGTGGACGAATACAGCCAGACCGGCGTGCCCTCGATCTATGCGATCGGGGATGTGACGGACCGGGTGCAGTTGACCCCGGTGGCGATCCGCGAAGGCATGGCCTTTGTTGCGACGGTCTTCCGGGGCGAACCGACGCGGCCTGATCACGAACTGATCCCGACGGCGATCTTCACCCAGCCCGAAATGGGCACTGTGGGCCTTTCTGAAGAACAGGCAAAGTCCGTCGCAGGAGAACCGGTCGAGATCTACGCGACCTCGTTCAAGCCCATGCAGCAAAGCTTTGCCGGGGGTGCCGCGCAGAAGATCCTGATGAAACTGGTTGTCGGCAAGGAAAGCCGCAAGGTCCTGGGCTGCCACATCGTCGGCCCGGCGGCCGGGGAAATGATCCAGATGGCCGGAATCGCGGTCAAGATGGGCGCCACAAAGGAGGACTTTGATCGCACGGTCGCGGTCCATCCGACGGCAGCAGAAGAGATGGTGACCATGCGGACTCCGGTCAGAACCATCTGA
- a CDS encoding L-serine ammonia-lyase — translation MFLSVFDIFKIGVGPSSSHTMGPMVAAGRFLDRLRAAPFDAHGLRASLHGSLAFTGKGHATDRATVLGLAGFLPHSYDAGAADSALAWIDEHRHVAPSGLGQLAFNPATDLIFDYDTPLPGHPNGMRIMALDAQGDVILSEVYYSIGGGFVLTEAELADGKAEAEGPPIPYPFKSAAEMLDMARASGLTIAGMKAANETARGGGKPLSGGIAQVWQVMSDCIDRGLSTPGTLPGGLAVRRRAAAIHDALKDEAGRNLAPPHVINDWISAYAMAVNEENAAGGQVVTAPTNGAAGVLPAVVKYWLTHVPTASRDKLDDFFLTAAAIGGLVKFNASISGAEAGCQAEVGSAAAMAAAGLCAVMGGTPEQIENAAEIALEHHLGMTCDPVAGLVQVPCIERNGLGAIKAVSAASLALRGDGQHFVPLDACIETMRQTGRDMHEKYKETSLGGLAVNVPNC, via the coding sequence ATGTTCCTTTCTGTCTTCGACATTTTCAAGATCGGGGTCGGCCCGTCCTCGTCCCATACCATGGGGCCGATGGTGGCTGCGGGGCGGTTTCTGGACCGGCTGCGCGCCGCGCCCTTCGATGCCCATGGGCTGCGCGCCTCGCTGCACGGATCGCTGGCTTTCACCGGCAAGGGCCATGCGACGGATCGCGCCACGGTGCTGGGCCTCGCCGGGTTCCTGCCCCACAGCTATGATGCCGGGGCTGCAGACTCCGCCCTGGCCTGGATCGACGAACACCGTCATGTCGCGCCCAGCGGGCTGGGCCAACTGGCCTTCAACCCCGCGACCGACCTCATCTTCGACTACGACACCCCCCTGCCCGGCCACCCCAACGGGATGCGGATCATGGCGCTGGATGCCCAGGGCGATGTGATCCTGTCCGAAGTCTATTATTCCATCGGCGGCGGTTTCGTCCTGACCGAAGCCGAACTGGCTGATGGCAAGGCAGAGGCCGAGGGCCCGCCGATCCCCTATCCGTTCAAATCCGCCGCCGAGATGCTGGACATGGCACGGGCATCCGGCCTGACGATTGCCGGAATGAAAGCGGCCAATGAAACCGCGCGGGGAGGTGGCAAGCCCCTGTCGGGCGGCATCGCCCAGGTCTGGCAGGTCATGTCCGATTGCATCGACCGGGGCCTCAGCACGCCCGGCACCCTGCCCGGCGGTCTGGCCGTGCGCCGCCGCGCTGCCGCCATCCATGACGCGCTGAAGGACGAGGCCGGGCGCAACCTGGCCCCTCCCCATGTGATCAACGACTGGATTTCCGCCTATGCCATGGCGGTGAACGAGGAAAACGCGGCCGGCGGTCAGGTCGTCACCGCCCCCACCAATGGCGCGGCGGGGGTCCTGCCGGCGGTGGTGAAATACTGGCTGACCCATGTGCCCACGGCCAGTCGCGACAAGCTGGACGATTTTTTCCTGACCGCAGCCGCCATCGGCGGGCTGGTGAAATTCAACGCCTCCATTTCCGGCGCCGAAGCGGGTTGTCAGGCCGAGGTCGGATCGGCCGCAGCCATGGCTGCCGCCGGGCTTTGCGCCGTCATGGGCGGCACCCCCGAGCAGATCGAAAACGCAGCCGAGATCGCGCTGGAGCATCACCTGGGCATGACCTGCGATCCGGTCGCCGGTCTGGTGCAGGTGCCCTGCATCGAACGCAACGGCCTTGGCGCGATCAAGGCGGTCTCGGCGGCCTCGCTTGCGCTGCGCGGCGACGGGCAGCATTTCGTGCCGCTGGATGCCTGCATAGAAACCATGCGCCAGACCGGACGGGACATGCACGAGAAGTACAAGGAAACCTCGCTTGGCGGGCTGGCGGTGAACGTCCCCAACTGCTGA
- the hflK gene encoding FtsH protease activity modulator HflK, which yields MAGNNGGPWGGGGSGGGRPTPPGNNGGNDGRRPGGNGDKPTGIPDIDDLVRKGQDQLRVLMGGKGDTPRRPGGDGPGGGGGGGPLVTRGTLLIGLVVLFGLWVFASFYTVRPEEKSVELFLGKYSSTGEPGLNFAPWPVVTHEVITVSRERNVDIGVGARGSDAGLMLTGDENIVDIDFQVVWNITDPAQFLFNLRDPQMTIEAVSESAMREIIAQSQLSPILNRDRGAISGRLQDMIQSTLDSYNSGMNVIRVNFDKADPPAQVIDAFREVQAAEQERERLTNQADAYANRATAAARGAAAQMIQEAEGYRARVVNEAEGETSRFTAVLNEYRKAPEVTRKRLYIETMEEVLGNVNKVLIDENAGSGVMPYLPLSELTPRASAPADASGN from the coding sequence ATGGCTGGAAACAATGGCGGTCCCTGGGGGGGCGGCGGTTCCGGCGGAGGGCGACCGACGCCACCCGGAAACAACGGGGGCAACGACGGACGTCGGCCCGGCGGAAACGGTGACAAGCCGACAGGTATTCCGGATATCGACGACCTGGTCCGCAAGGGCCAGGACCAGTTGCGCGTCTTGATGGGCGGCAAGGGCGACACGCCCCGGCGTCCGGGCGGCGATGGCCCCGGTGGCGGCGGCGGCGGTGGCCCGCTGGTCACCCGTGGCACCCTGCTGATCGGGCTGGTGGTGCTGTTCGGCCTCTGGGTCTTTGCCAGCTTCTACACCGTCCGCCCCGAGGAAAAATCGGTGGAACTGTTCCTGGGCAAGTATTCCTCGACCGGGGAACCGGGCCTGAACTTTGCGCCCTGGCCCGTCGTGACGCATGAAGTCATCACCGTGTCGCGCGAACGCAACGTCGACATCGGCGTCGGCGCCCGTGGATCGGATGCCGGGCTGATGCTGACCGGGGACGAGAACATCGTCGACATCGATTTCCAGGTCGTCTGGAACATCACCGATCCGGCGCAATTCCTGTTCAACCTGCGTGATCCGCAGATGACCATCGAAGCAGTGTCGGAATCCGCCATGCGCGAGATCATCGCGCAGTCTCAGCTGAGCCCGATCCTGAACCGGGACCGTGGGGCGATCTCCGGCCGTCTGCAGGACATGATCCAGAGCACGCTCGACAGCTACAATTCCGGCATGAACGTGATCCGGGTGAACTTCGACAAGGCCGACCCGCCCGCGCAGGTCATTGATGCCTTCCGCGAAGTCCAGGCCGCCGAGCAAGAGCGCGAACGCCTGACCAACCAGGCCGATGCCTATGCCAACCGGGCCACGGCGGCCGCACGTGGTGCCGCAGCGCAGATGATACAGGAAGCCGAAGGCTATCGCGCCCGCGTGGTCAACGAAGCCGAGGGTGAAACCAGCCGCTTCACGGCCGTGCTGAACGAATACCGCAAGGCACCTGAAGTGACCCGCAAACGCCTTTACATCGAAACGATGGAAGAGGTGCTTGGCAACGTGAACAAGGTGCTGATCGACGAAAACGCCGGGTCGGGTGTGATGCCCTATCTGCCGCTTTCCGAACTGACGCCCCGCGCTTCGGCACCTGCCGACGCAAGCGGCAACTGA
- the opgC gene encoding OpgC domain-containing protein, producing the protein MKRIDFLDGLRGFFLLTMVLSHLVLQNGVWVQKLHFREVMFVESTQGFVFLSGLMFGLFKGRQYLRSGMQAMRKSVHARMLELWLWTVALIFLGLAMRDLLPGGVMAWRNWLGTAPMDDPIRILGILTLAFQPTFLDILQMYILFMAISPLLIRWVFDGRWMLAAGLSALVWTACQLQVSLLWSRGVDRLFEASDTQGLRMAFDPMGWQVPFIAGLMLGAAWAAGRIRWEEVFGPRTRDLALVALLFLLLFAPLRLASAHGWMPEAVFKAFRPFELRSNFGPVYLLNFMAAGFLFTWLAIGGRNDPSAIVRAISNGIGWIFTRPALCLLGRHSLQVYLWHVVLVYGVRYIDSTWGPGGQAANTLLALTTMALLWVPPLWRERNASRARA; encoded by the coding sequence ATGAAACGTATCGACTTTCTGGATGGCCTGCGTGGGTTCTTCCTTCTGACGATGGTCCTGTCCCACCTCGTTCTGCAGAACGGGGTCTGGGTTCAGAAACTGCATTTCCGCGAGGTGATGTTCGTCGAAAGCACCCAAGGATTCGTCTTTCTGTCCGGCCTGATGTTCGGGCTGTTCAAGGGCCGGCAATATCTGCGCAGCGGCATGCAGGCGATGCGTAAATCTGTCCATGCACGGATGCTGGAACTCTGGCTCTGGACCGTGGCGCTGATCTTTCTCGGGCTCGCGATGCGCGATCTGCTGCCCGGAGGCGTGATGGCCTGGCGCAACTGGCTGGGCACCGCCCCGATGGACGATCCGATACGCATTCTCGGGATCCTGACGCTGGCATTCCAGCCGACCTTCCTTGATATCCTGCAGATGTACATCCTGTTCATGGCCATCTCGCCGCTGCTGATCCGCTGGGTTTTCGACGGGCGCTGGATGCTGGCCGCCGGGCTGTCGGCGCTGGTCTGGACGGCCTGCCAATTGCAGGTTTCGCTGCTTTGGTCGCGCGGGGTGGACCGGCTGTTCGAAGCCTCGGACACCCAGGGCCTGCGCATGGCCTTCGATCCGATGGGCTGGCAGGTGCCCTTCATCGCCGGGCTGATGCTGGGGGCGGCATGGGCCGCAGGCCGGATCCGCTGGGAAGAGGTCTTTGGCCCGCGCACCCGCGACCTTGCGCTGGTCGCGTTGCTGTTCCTGCTGCTGTTCGCGCCGCTGCGACTGGCCTCGGCCCATGGCTGGATGCCCGAAGCGGTCTTCAAGGCCTTCCGTCCCTTCGAACTGCGCTCGAATTTCGGGCCGGTCTACCTGCTGAACTTCATGGCCGCGGGGTTCCTGTTCACCTGGCTGGCCATCGGCGGGCGCAACGATCCGTCGGCAATTGTGCGCGCCATCTCGAACGGTATTGGCTGGATCTTCACCCGGCCCGCCCTGTGCCTGCTGGGGCGCCATTCGCTGCAGGTCTACCTTTGGCATGTCGTGCTGGTCTATGGCGTGCGCTACATCGACAGCACCTGGGGCCCTGGCGGACAGGCCGCCAACACGCTGCTGGCCCTGACCACCATGGCCCTGCTCTGGGTGCCCCCG
- the rpiA gene encoding ribose-5-phosphate isomerase RpiA, which yields MSQEPSPATQTATPATPNGAPDALGAADRAKFAASWRSVGFVEDGMKVGLGTGSTAAWMVKCLGLRVRREGLKIVGVPTSSRTAALAREVGIEVTSLDQAGWLDLTIDGADEFDPAFRLIKGGGGAHLREKIVAAASDRMVVIADPDKDVATLGAFPLPVEVIPFGMDATRRLVERALADLDVDQRRTVFRPAGEGLFVTDEGNHTLDLHLGRIGDPEALSQALNAIPGVVENGLFMDICDAVVIGREDGHVVTRHKQGATEETHLDFAAELALFDA from the coding sequence ATGAGCCAAGAGCCTTCCCCTGCGACCCAGACTGCGACCCCTGCAACCCCGAACGGCGCGCCTGATGCGCTGGGCGCGGCCGACCGGGCGAAATTCGCGGCCTCCTGGCGGTCGGTGGGCTTTGTCGAGGACGGAATGAAGGTCGGTCTTGGCACCGGCAGCACGGCGGCCTGGATGGTGAAATGCCTCGGCCTGCGGGTCCGGCGCGAAGGGCTTAAGATCGTCGGCGTGCCGACCTCGTCTCGCACCGCGGCGCTGGCGCGCGAGGTCGGGATCGAGGTGACGTCTCTGGATCAGGCCGGTTGGCTGGATCTGACCATCGACGGCGCGGATGAATTCGACCCCGCCTTTCGTCTGATCAAGGGCGGCGGCGGCGCGCATCTGCGGGAAAAGATCGTGGCTGCCGCCAGCGACCGCATGGTCGTGATCGCCGACCCGGACAAGGATGTGGCGACCCTTGGCGCCTTTCCCCTGCCTGTCGAGGTGATCCCGTTCGGCATGGACGCTACCCGGCGACTGGTCGAGCGCGCGCTTGCGGATCTGGACGTGGATCAGCGCAGGACCGTCTTCCGCCCCGCCGGCGAAGGTCTGTTCGTGACCGACGAGGGCAACCATACGCTGGATCTGCACCTCGGCCGGATCGGCGACCCCGAAGCCCTGTCCCAGGCGTTGAACGCCATTCCGGGCGTCGTTGAAAACGGCCTGTTCATGGATATCTGCGATGCGGTCGTCATCGGACGGGAAGACGGCCATGTCGTGACCCGCCACAAGCAGGGCGCAACAGAAGAAACCCACCTTGATTTCGCAGCGGAACTGGCCCTTTTCGACGCCTGA